GCCCTCTATGCCATCTTCGAACCGCAACCGCACCTGATACCCATCAAGCACCGTGGCTTCGACAAGATCCTTGAGCATGATACTTACTCCAGCGGTCTAATTTTCTTGAGTGGCACTCGCTGCTCAGCCAGTGCCCAATCTTCCCGCAACTCGTCTCGGTGTAAGGCGCCCCACTCTAGCCAATTCGCTGCTAGAACACCAGCGAACCAAGCGTGCCGTCATCAGGACGAAAGAATACACGAGAGGTTCACCGGGTCAGAGATGTATTAAGCAAAGCCACATCTTGGATAAGCGGGCTGTGCAAATCTGACCGGAATCAGGCAAGGATACAATCATTGCTTCCGGGAAAGGAACAGCGGTGCGGCTACAGTTTTGGAATGTGAAGCGTCTTGCTGATCATCAACGTACCGGAAAGAACGAAGAGTAGAGACAAGGCATGGAGGTCGCCTGGACCGATCGTCCACACACCTCCGTAGAGTTGCTCGCCGAGGCGATCTTGCCACGCGGCCCAAGCCAGCACTCCGGTCAGCAGCGCCGTGGTAGGAATGGGCGTGCCTTCGAAATAGGCCACCTTGTCATGGCCTGCAGAAAGGCGTTCGGCAGTGACGTTGTAGCGGGCCAGCCGGCTCACGCCACAGCAGACGAAGTACGTCAGCGCGATCCAATCCCACCCGCCTCGCAGGCCTGCGGCAAAGGCCAGAGCAGCCGGGGCCACGCCGAAGGAGATGATGTCGGCCAACGAATCCAGTTCCCGCCCGAGCACCGACTGCTGGTGCCGCCATCGGGCGACACGGCCGTCAAACCAATCGAACAATAGCGCGGCCGGCGAGAATGCCGCGGCGGCAAAAAAGTGGGGCAGCGAACCGCTGCTCATATACTGCATCGCAAAGAACAGGCCCGCGAGCCCACAGGCGGCGTTGCCGAGCGTGAGCACATCGGCCAGGTGGAACTCGCGCAACATCGAAAAATGTTTGGGTGGCAGCACCGTCACGGCAGGAAACCCCAAGCGGGATTCCGTTACATGGTCAACGAGGATACTTACTCGGCCGGTTGTCACCATCGGCCACTCGACGGGAACGATGATAGCAGATTCCTGCTCACTGCGGAACGGGATGGCTGCGGAGCCCGTGGGCGACAGGCCTGCAGCCCTGCCGCCCTGACCACCTCGTATGGCTGCTATTTCTCGACTCGCTGTAACGTGGTGACGTGGCCCCTCTCGGTGACATAGGCCTTGACCATATCACCTTCGACTACCTTATCGAGCTTGGTACTCTTGTCCACATGCACTCGAACGAGTTCCCCATCCGTGTTCCTAATCTGGTAGAATTCCCCGTCCATCTTCATCAGTGTGCCCTTCACGGCATCCTTCGTGATCCGCTCGCCCAGGGTCGGGGTCGCTTCCTTGTCCTTCATGGGATCGGCCGCGAATGCGAGTCCTCCTCCACCAGTGATCAGGGCTGCAACAAGACATATTTGAAGAGTTCGCTTCATCATACAACCTCCCATTTCGTGAGCCGAATCGAGAGAACCTGATTCAGCCTAACCCGCGTCGGAAGGCCGACCTACTGGGAAAAGCCCCTGTCGCGGGAGCACTAGCATGAAGTGTCGCGATGGATGAAGAGAAGGAGGCCCTGCTCGACTCAGGCCACAGTGGTGTTCAACTCCTGCACGAGCAGATCGAAGAGCCGATCCTATATCTCACGGTCCCGGGCGCGGAGAATGCTGGAGGGATGGTATGTGAGACGAATGCGGGAAGAGATCTACGGTGAGGGTTGGCGAGTGGCCGAGATTGGGAGCAGCGAAGGGCTGAAGTGCGCCGCTCAGGTGAGCCTGGAATGGCTTCAGCTTGCGGGGTTGGTATCAGCCAGCTTTTTAACCAGCGCCGACATTTCTTCGAGTTTGCGCGCGCCGGCGGATAAGTCATTCTCGAGCCGTTCAATCATATCGAGGCAGGTCTTCACCGTGTCGACAAGTTGAGCCTGCGTCATCGTCGGCAGCTTTTCTTCCAGTTCCTGTCGCTTCATATGTTTGTGGCTCCTTGCCAACCCCTCATCGCCCAAGCTTCTGTTTAATCGCCGTCAGGTTCTCAGGCGTCGATCGCACCCGTATCGTGAGCCCCTCAGCATCATATGCTTCAGACAAGACCCGCATCCGGGCGCGGATCTCCGCCACGACCTTTTGAGCGGTAAATGGAATCCGCAATTCCTCGTCGAGCATATCGCTCTCGAAGTACCCCATAATGCGCTCGCGGAGCGCCTGCAGGTCGTCCTTGTTTCTCGTGGACAGCACAAACGCGTCGGGATATTCCGCCTTCAGGGCCGCGAGCTCCTCCGGCACGAGACGATCTCGTTTGTTCAACACCAACAGGCTCGGGACATCCGTGGCGCCCACTTCGGCCAATACCTTCCGCGTGACCTCGAGTTGGGAGCGAAAGGACGGATCGGAGGCATCGACGACAAACAGCAGGAGCGAGGCACTGGCCGCTTCATCCAGTGTCGACTTGAACGAGGCCACCAGGTCATGCGGGAGCTTTTTGATGAAGCCCACCGTATCGGACAGGAGCACTTTTGGACGCGTCTCAGGATACAGGGGCCGGATCGTGGTATCGAGTGTGGCGAACAACTTGTCGGCCACGAGCACCTCGCTGCCCGTCATCGCACGCATGAGCGAGGATTTCCCGGCATTGGTGTAACCCACGAGCGCGACCGTGAGTTCGTGTTCCCGCCTCGCGCGGCGCGTCTGATGCTCGTCCCCGATCGCGGCCAATTCCGCCCGGAGTTCTTTCGTGCGATCGCGGATTCTGCGCTTATCGAGCTCGAGACTCGTCTCTCCAGCGCCCTTGCCCCCGACTCCCCCGCCCTGCCGCTCGCTGCCGCCGCCGGTTTCCCGCAATCGTGGCGCGAGATAATTGAGCCGCGCGATCTCCACCTGCAGCCGGGCCGCTCTCGTTCGGGCGTGCCGGCTGAAAATCTCAATGATGACCCCGGTTCGATCGAGCACCGGCACGCCGGCGGCACGTTCAAGGTTTTTCAATTGAGACGGCGACAGATCACAGTCCACGATGACGATCTGCGCCTGTTCGCCAGGGCCTGGGGAGGCTTCAAGACTGTCATCCAATTCGTCATCGTCTGATTCGTCCTCGGCGTCTACATCCGCCGCCTCGTGCTTCGACGCGGCCTTGTGCGCCGGCCGTTCAAACGCCTCAATTTTTCCAGACCCACCGGTCCATCGTGCCAACTCGGCGAGTTTGCCCTGTCCCAGGACCGCCGCATAGCGATCGGAACTCCGCTTTTGCGTCACACGGCCCACGACGCGGTACCCGAGAGTCGTCACCAGACGGGTGAGCTCTTGCAGCGAACTCTCCACCTCCTCCGCAGTCACGCGGGGGGTGCGGATCGCCACAAGCACGGCATTCGATTGAGAGGGCTTCGACATCGCAGGCCTTTCCTAGAATATCTTCGTGAGGGTGGGCATTGTAACAGGGAATGTCGTGTGAAAGCCTACTGGCGTCGCAGGATCTCTCGAAGAACCCCAGCCATCACCAACGCGGCGGTGTCGAGGATACCTCAGAGAAAGAGCAGACCTGGCTGAGGCAGTTGCGGACGGGTTAGCTTCTTAATGGACCGGATGCATTAGCGAGCGGATAGAGTTCCTTAAGGGGCTTGGGCATAAACCTTGTCTACTTTCTAAGCTCACGAAGAATGACCCATTCATGTGGGCCGCGTTCGTACTTCCAAAACGTCCATCCATTGCAGGTTCGGCGATTACAGGCAGCTGCAGCGGCCATTGAGGGTGAGTTATAGCGCTTGCCCTTAAAAACTATTGCGCCACCTCTCAGGACATGTGCTCGGATTGTATTTCCCTTAAACTTGGCACGTAGTTTTAAGGTTTTCGCAACATAAGGGGCAAGCACAGGCACTTTGCCATTTAGGAGAGGGGCGGTCTGAACCAGCTTCACCTTCTTGGTCGATCCCAACAATTCCCCGAGCTGGAGCCGCTGTTTACGTCGGATGTCTGCTTTAAATCGCGCAATCAGGTTTTCCGCCTTGGAGAATTTACCCGCTACTCTATTCCCAATCGGCCGCCCGATTCGTAGGATTAAGCTTTCCATTTCTCTTATGTGCGTATCTCCTATAGTGAGATACACACTAAATCTGTCCCATGATTTCCCATGCCGGTCACGCAAATGCGTGTGTAGCCGATTTCGCAGGTTGCGAGCAAGACCAACATAGTAGAGTCGATCTTTCCTATACAGGGCATAGACCCCATGGCGCTTACGCACATAGTCACGGATAATGTCCTGGTGAACCTCCAGTGCCTTGCGAGAGATCTTTTCAAGGTGCTGACAAACCAGAATGGTCGGTTTTGGCATGAGGCTAATCCACGGGGTGTGATGCTTCACTACCGAGATCATTCACGATCAATCTGAACTGCTCTAATGCCGCTTCGAGATCGTCCACAATTTCTTGGGCGATAATATCAGGGTCGGGAAGGTTGTCGGAAGCTGCGAGGGATTCGTCTTTGAGCCAGAAGATGTCGAGGCTGGCTTTGTCGCGGGCAATCAGTTCGTCGTAGTCATAAGCGCGCCAGCGGCCGTCTGGTTTTTTCTCTGACCACGTCGCTTTGCGAATGTGGCGGTTGCCTCCGGCTTGCTTGTCAGGCCGGTCGAGATTGCCGTTGTAGCACTTCACAAATTCGTCGAGGTTTTCGCGCGTGAGCGGGTTGGTCTTGAGGGTGAAGTGCTTGTTGGTGCGGAGGTCGTAGATCCAGAGCTTTTTGGTCCAAGGGGTCTCGCTCGCCGGCTTCTTGTCGAAGAAGAGCACATTGGCTTTTACGCCTTGGGCATAGAAGAGGCCGGTCGGTAGGCGCAGCAACGTGTGCACATCGCATTCGTGCAGCAATTTGCGCCTGACGGTTTCACCCGCCCCACCTTCGAACAAGACGTTGTCAGGCACCACGACTGCAGCACGGCCATGTTGCTTCAGTAACGTTTTGACGTGCTGGACGAAGTTGAGCTGCTTATTGGAGGTGGTAGCCCAAAAGTCGTCCCGCTCGACGATGTCCCGTTCCTTGGAGACTTGGCCCTCTTCGCCGACAATCGTCGTGCTGCTTTTTTTCCCAAAAGGTGGATTGGTCATCACGATTTCAAACCGATCTCCAGGATCGGCGGCCAAAGAGTCGGCCACGACGAGGGGCAGGTCTTTGTCGCTCCCGATTCCGTGGAGCATCAGATTCATTGCGCAGAGCCTAGCTGTGCTTTGGACCAATTCCCAGCCCTTAAACGTACCTTGCCTGAGCTGTCGCTTTTCGTCTCTGGTCAGGTTGGGATAGTGCTTCACGATGTAGTCGTGGGCAGCCAGAAAGAATCCGCCGGTCCCGCAGGCCGGGTCGCAGATGGTATCGGCTGGTTTCGGGGCAATGACCTCAACCATTGCCTGGATTAGCGGGCGCGGAGTGAAATACTGGCCAGCACCAGATTTGGTATCCTGCGCGTTCTTCTCC
This region of Nitrospira sp. genomic DNA includes:
- a CDS encoding SAM-dependent DNA methyltransferase; this encodes MSPSAIVQKLWNYCNVLRDDGMSYGDYVEQLTYLLFLKMADERTKPPYNQSSQIPHKYSWPSLLKKDGDDLFDHYRHLLEELGKGKGMLGLIFTKAQNKFQDPVKLRRLIVDLIDKEDWSTMSADVKGDAYEGLLEKNAQDTKSGAGQYFTPRPLIQAMVEVIAPKPADTICDPACGTGGFFLAAHDYIVKHYPNLTRDEKRQLRQGTFKGWELVQSTARLCAMNLMLHGIGSDKDLPLVVADSLAADPGDRFEIVMTNPPFGKKSSTTIVGEEGQVSKERDIVERDDFWATTSNKQLNFVQHVKTLLKQHGRAAVVVPDNVLFEGGAGETVRRKLLHECDVHTLLRLPTGLFYAQGVKANVLFFDKKPASETPWTKKLWIYDLRTNKHFTLKTNPLTRENLDEFVKCYNGNLDRPDKQAGGNRHIRKATWSEKKPDGRWRAYDYDELIARDKASLDIFWLKDESLAASDNLPDPDIIAQEIVDDLEAALEQFRLIVNDLGSEASHPVD
- the hflX gene encoding GTPase HflX, whose product is MSKPSQSNAVLVAIRTPRVTAEEVESSLQELTRLVTTLGYRVVGRVTQKRSSDRYAAVLGQGKLAELARWTGGSGKIEAFERPAHKAASKHEAADVDAEDESDDDELDDSLEASPGPGEQAQIVIVDCDLSPSQLKNLERAAGVPVLDRTGVIIEIFSRHARTRAARLQVEIARLNYLAPRLRETGGGSERQGGGVGGKGAGETSLELDKRRIRDRTKELRAELAAIGDEHQTRRARREHELTVALVGYTNAGKSSLMRAMTGSEVLVADKLFATLDTTIRPLYPETRPKVLLSDTVGFIKKLPHDLVASFKSTLDEAASASLLLFVVDASDPSFRSQLEVTRKVLAEVGATDVPSLLVLNKRDRLVPEELAALKAEYPDAFVLSTRNKDDLQALRERIMGYFESDMLDEELRIPFTAQKVVAEIRARMRVLSEAYDAEGLTIRVRSTPENLTAIKQKLGR
- a CDS encoding CDP-alcohol phosphatidyltransferase family protein — translated: MTVLPPKHFSMLREFHLADVLTLGNAACGLAGLFFAMQYMSSGSLPHFFAAAAFSPAALLFDWFDGRVARWRHQQSVLGRELDSLADIISFGVAPAALAFAAGLRGGWDWIALTYFVCCGVSRLARYNVTAERLSAGHDKVAYFEGTPIPTTALLTGVLAWAAWQDRLGEQLYGGVWTIGPGDLHALSLLFVLSGTLMISKTLHIPKL
- a CDS encoding GIY-YIG nuclease family protein, whose amino-acid sequence is MPKPTILVCQHLEKISRKALEVHQDIIRDYVRKRHGVYALYRKDRLYYVGLARNLRNRLHTHLRDRHGKSWDRFSVYLTIGDTHIREMESLILRIGRPIGNRVAGKFSKAENLIARFKADIRRKQRLQLGELLGSTKKVKLVQTAPLLNGKVPVLAPYVAKTLKLRAKFKGNTIRAHVLRGGAIVFKGKRYNSPSMAAAAACNRRTCNGWTFWKYERGPHEWVILRELRK